CATCAACATAGCCGTATGCTGCTGCCACGTATGGATTGGCAAATTTATCCTTGTATTCTTTGATTTTCTGCTGCCGCATTTTTTCAGGATCTTCTGCCTCCATGATTTCTTTTCTGAAAATAATATTGGCAGCTCCTTCAGGGCCCATGACAGCAATTTCTGCAGTAGGCCATGCAAATACAAAATCTGCTTTAAGATGACGGCTGCACATGGCGATATAACCTCCACCGTATGCTTTTCGTGTGATAACGGTTATTTTAGGTACAGTTGCTTCCGAATATGCATACAATACTTTTGCCCCATGACGAATAACCCCTGCATGCTCCTGATCAATTCCGGGGAGATAACCCGGCAGGTCAACAAAAGTTACAAGAGGAATGTTAAAGGCATCGCAAAAACGGATAAACCTGGCGGCTTTGTCTGATGAATCTACATCGAGCACACCGGCCAGATATAGAGGTTGATTGGCCACAAAGCCAACTGTTTCGCCATTAATACGGCCAAAACCAATGACGATATTGCGTGCAAATCTTTCCTGTACTTCCAGAAAATCTGAATCATCACTGACTGCCCTGATAATATCTCTGACATCATAAGGCTGTTTGGGATCTGAAGGGAAGATTTTCTCAATATTGTAATTCTTTGTATTTGGCTCTTTTTTAACAAAAGGTAATGCCCTGCGGGTGTTGTTCCATGGAATAAAACTGACAAGGCGTTTGATCTGTTCAAAACATTCCTGTTCGCTCTCTGCGTAAAAATGAGCATTCCCTGAAATTTCGGCATGTATCTTTGCTCCGCCAAGTTCTTCCATACTGATTTCTTCACCCAGCACAGTTTTGATAACTTCAGGGCCGGTAATAAACATTTTGGATATCTTATCTACTACGAAAACAAAATCAGTCAGGGCAGGGGAATATACTGCACCACCTGCACAAGGACCTAAAATGACAGAAATCTGAGGAATAACTCCGGAAGCCTGTGTATTGCGGTAAAATATTTCTCCATATCCTGCAAGTGAGTTGACCCCTTCCTGAATTCTTGCTCCCCCGGAGTCGTTAATGCCAATAAGGGGAACATTCATCTTCATGGCATGATCCATGATTTTGGTGATTTTCTTTGCATGCATGTACCCGAGTGAGCCACCTGCTACGGTAAAATCCTGTGCATAGATACAAACCGGATATCCGAAAATGGTCCCTGTTCCGGTAATGACCCCATCCCCGGGCAGGTATTTTTTATCCATGTCAAAATCTTTGGCCGCATGCTCAACGAACAGGTCATATTCATGAAAAGATTTTGGATCAAGTAAAGCCAGAATCCTTTCACGGGCAATGAGCTTACCGCCCGACTTTTGTTTTTCAATAGCTTGTGTTCCTCCACCTTCAAGTGCTTCACGCATTCGCTTTTTAAGATCAAGGGTCTTTTGTTTTAACGACATAGGATAATTATTTTAATGAATTAATCCAAGTTAATCAACTTAAGTAAGGGTCTTTTTTCGCTCAGCAAAGGTAAATGTTTTTATTAATGCAACAGAAATTTTTC
The Sphingobacteriales bacterium DNA segment above includes these coding regions:
- a CDS encoding acyl-CoA carboxylase subunit beta; translation: MSLKQKTLDLKKRMREALEGGGTQAIEKQKSGGKLIARERILALLDPKSFHEYDLFVEHAAKDFDMDKKYLPGDGVITGTGTIFGYPVCIYAQDFTVAGGSLGYMHAKKITKIMDHAMKMNVPLIGINDSGGARIQEGVNSLAGYGEIFYRNTQASGVIPQISVILGPCAGGAVYSPALTDFVFVVDKISKMFITGPEVIKTVLGEEISMEELGGAKIHAEISGNAHFYAESEQECFEQIKRLVSFIPWNNTRRALPFVKKEPNTKNYNIEKIFPSDPKQPYDVRDIIRAVSDDSDFLEVQERFARNIVIGFGRINGETVGFVANQPLYLAGVLDVDSSDKAARFIRFCDAFNIPLVTFVDLPGYLPGIDQEHAGVIRHGAKVLYAYSEATVPKITVITRKAYGGGYIAMCSRHLKADFVFAWPTAEIAVMGPEGAANIIFRKEIMEAEDPEKMRQQKIKEYKDKFANPYVAAAYGYVDAVIEPRETREFLVHSLEISINKNEKGPFKKHGIPPF